CCGCCGCAGCTCGGCGCGCTCGCCGCCCTCCACACCCGCGGCTACCTCTTGCTCAGCGGGCAATCTTCGCACGGGATGGGACAATTCTCCCCGCACGGCAGGCTGCACCGCAAGCCATTCCCCGCCCACGCAAGCGCAGGCAACGAGAGCGCCGCAATCAGCGCGACCCACTTGAGCCTCATGTCGACCTCCTGTTCCGGCCGCGCACATCTGCGCGGCCTTCACCTCCTCTAGGCGCGAGAGCCCGCCCGCGTGACAGGCAGCCTCGCACAGGGGTCTGACAACCCGGCAAATGAGCGCCCCCACTCGACCGCGCCCGTGGTAGAGAGCGCACCCCCATGGCCACGCTGCTGCTCGCGGTCCTCCTCGCCCTCCGACCTTTCACTCCGGAAGAGCTGCTCGCCACCCGCCGGGCCGACGACGTCCAGGTCTCGCCGGATGGCCGCTGGGCATCGATCACCGTCCGGCAGAAGAACCTCCAGACCAACAAGGACGACAAGGACATCTGGCTCCTCTCGCTTCCCTCCGGACAGCCGCGTCAGTTCACCCGAAACGGCCGCAGCGAGCACGCCCGCTGGTCTCCCGACTCGAGGCAGCTCCTCATCGTCCGCGAGAGCCAGCTCTGGCTGTACGATCTAAACGGCGGCGACGCCCACGCGATCACCGCGTTGAGCGGCGGCGCGGACGCGGGCGTCTTCTCTCCCGACGGCCGCTGGATCGCCTTCAGCAGCGAGGTCTATCCGCAATGCGGCGGGAACGACGCCTGCAACAAGGAGCGCAAGGAGCAGCATGACAAGAGCGGCGTCCAGGCGCGCATCGTCGACCACCTCTTCGCGCGCCATTGGACCGAGTGGAAGGAGGGGAAGCGGACGCACGTCTTCGTCATGCCCTCCGGAGGCGGCCCCGTCCGCGACGTCACGCCGCTCGACTCTGACTGGCCCAGCGTCCGCGTCGGCGGAGGCGACGACTTCCGGTTCACCCCCGACGGCGAGCTGATCATCAGCAGCAAGCCCGCGCAGCGCGAAGCCTGGAGCACCAACGGCGACCTCTGGCTCATCGACCGCAACGCCGGCCCGCCGCGAAACCTCACGACCGACAACCACGGCGACGACGCGCAGCCGCGCCCCTCTCCCGACGGCCGCTACCTGGCGTGGACCTCGCAAGCTCGAGACGGCTACGAGTCCGACCAGTGGAAGCTGAAGATCCAGGATCGTCAGACGGGGCGGATCGTCGCGGTCGACGTCGACGGCGACGACGTCGGCAATTTCGTCTGGCGCCGCGACAGCAAGGGCCTCGTCGCCTCCGTCGGGCAGAAAGCCCGACACTGGCTCTACGCGGTGTCGCTGGAGGGCAAGTACCGCCGCTTCACCGAGGTCCCCGTGGGCGGCGGCGACTTCGACCTGACCCCGGACGGCATCGCCATCGTCGCCGCTGCCGCACTCACCCGGCCGCCGGAGATCGTCGCCGTCAAACCCGGCGCGCAGGCGGTGCGGATCTCCCGCTTCAACGACGAGCAGTACAAGGAACTGAACCTCGGCACCGTCGAAGAGCTGTGGGTCGACGCAAAGGACGGCACCAAGGTGCGCTCCTTCGTGGTCCGCCCCGCGAACCCAGCGGCGAAGCTTCCCCTGCTGGTGCTGATCCACGGAGGCCCGCAGGGTTCGTGGGAGGACGCCTGGAGCATGCGCTGGAACGCAGCGGTGTTCGCTGCCCGCGGCTACGTCGTGCTGCTCACCGACTTCCACGGCTCGACCGGCTACGGCCAGAAGTTCAAGGAACAGATCTCCGGCGACTGGGGCGGCCTCGCCTACGACGACGTCATGCGCGCAACCGACGCCGCCGAGAAGCTGTCCTTTGTCGAGACCGGCCACACCTGCGCCGCCGGCGCGAGCTACGGCGGCTACATGATCGACTGGATCGCGGGCCACACAGACCGGTTCAAGTGCCTGGTCTCCCAC
The sequence above is drawn from the Deltaproteobacteria bacterium genome and encodes:
- a CDS encoding S9 family peptidase: MATLLLAVLLALRPFTPEELLATRRADDVQVSPDGRWASITVRQKNLQTNKDDKDIWLLSLPSGQPRQFTRNGRSEHARWSPDSRQLLIVRESQLWLYDLNGGDAHAITALSGGADAGVFSPDGRWIAFSSEVYPQCGGNDACNKERKEQHDKSGVQARIVDHLFARHWTEWKEGKRTHVFVMPSGGGPVRDVTPLDSDWPSVRVGGGDDFRFTPDGELIISSKPAQREAWSTNGDLWLIDRNAGPPRNLTTDNHGDDAQPRPSPDGRYLAWTSQARDGYESDQWKLKIQDRQTGRIVAVDVDGDDVGNFVWRRDSKGLVASVGQKARHWLYAVSLEGKYRRFTEVPVGGGDFDLTPDGIAIVAAAALTRPPEIVAVKPGAQAVRISRFNDEQYKELNLGTVEELWVDAKDGTKVRSFVVRPANPAAKLPLLVLIHGGPQGSWEDAWSMRWNAAVFAARGYVVLLTDFHGSTGYGQKFKEQISGDWGGLAYDDVMRATDAAEKLSFVETGHTCAAGASYGGYMIDWIAGHTDRFKCLVSHDGVFDLVSEYGSTEELWFPEWEFRGPPWENPDLYRRLSPSSYVQNFKTPTLVVQGELDFRVPVEQGLGMFTALQRRGVESRILYFPDEGHWVLKPRNSQLWYRTVLDWIDAHAKPRNKQASRP